The following proteins come from a genomic window of Malus sylvestris chromosome 4, drMalSylv7.2, whole genome shotgun sequence:
- the LOC126618153 gene encoding autophagy-related protein 8C-like produces the protein MAMLKAKIDRGEIPGIVKGQGRIFLKKRRCEFPIPGAGELREKRPDYVPVTVEKDARSNGIPGISMKKYHVPGEMPVGEFVFFIRQQIALPLSKPLFVFFKNTEPPADALMSEVDGENRDEDGFLHMSYSGEANASGSINHEQEWMDKALPGYRRLHMQGA, from the exons ATGGCTATGTTGAAGGCTAAGATTGACAGGGGCGAAATTCCTGGCATTGTTAAGGGGCAGGGGAG GATTTTCCTTAAGAAGCGCAGATGCGAGTTCCCAATTCCAGGAGCTGGGGAACTGAGGGAGAAGCGTCCAGATTATGTACCA GTCACTGTGGAGAAAGATGCAAGGAGTAATGGCATTCCTGGCATTAGCATGAAGAA ATATCATGTCCCTGGTGAGATGCCAGTTGgggaatttgttttttttattcggCAGCAGATCGCGCTCCCCCTGTCCAAGCCTCTGTTTGTCTTCTTCAAAAACACTGAACCTCCTGCTG ATGCCTTGATGtcagaagtggatggggaaaaTAGGGATGAAGATGGGTTTCTTCACATGTCCTACAGTGGAGAAGCGAATGCCTCTGGATCCATCAATCACGAGCAAGAATGGATGGACAAGGCACTGCCTGGATATCGCCGGTTGCACATGCAAGGTGCTTAG
- the LOC126618151 gene encoding L10-interacting MYB domain-containing protein-like has product MSNKDFENDLDDKANWPKPIEDYFISLLYEETKKGLQTNTLEKNQWDAIDMKLFDKYGKRYTREKLKQKYNRLRKIHREFAKLVNHTGMGWDPVANTVQASDEVWSAYIKKNKFASRFRSKFASRF; this is encoded by the exons ATGTCAAACAAGGACTTTGAAAATGACCTTGATGATAAAGCTAATTGGCCAAAACCTATTGAAGACTACTTTATTAGTCTGTTGTATGAAGAGACAAAAAAAGGCTTGCAAACCAACACTTTAGAAAAGAACCAGTGGGATGCGATTGATATGAAGTTGTTTGACAAATATGGTAAGAGATACACTCGTGAAAAATTGAAGCAAAAATACAATCGATTGCGGAAGATTCATCGTGAGTTTGCCAAGCTTGTTAATCATACTGGGATGGGTTGGGACCCTGTTGCAAACACTGTTCAAGCATCGGACGAAGTTTGGTCAGCTTATATTAAG AAAAACAAGTTTGCTAGCCGTTTCCGTAGCAAGTTTGCTAGCCGTTTCTAA